One Kitasatospora sp. MAP12-44 DNA segment encodes these proteins:
- a CDS encoding aspartate-semialdehyde dehydrogenase, with amino-acid sequence MKIGIVGATGQVGAVVRAILAERAFPVEQLRLFASARSAGKQLPWQGGQVTVEDAATADYSGLDIVIFSAGGATSRELAPKVAAAGAVVIDNSSAWRRDPEVPLVVAEVNPEAIADLPKGIIANPNCTTMAAMPVLRPLHEEAGLSALVVATYQAVSGSGLAGVAELQEQAAKVAPDAAALTHDGSAVEYPEPGVYVRPIAFNVLPLAGSIVDDGSNETDEEQKLRHESRKILGIPDLKVAGTCVRVPVFTGHSLQVNARFERPISPERARELLAAAPGVELCEIPTPLQAAGQDPTFVGRLRADETVEHGLSFFLSNDNLRKGAALNAVQIAELVAARLG; translated from the coding sequence CGCGATCCTGGCGGAGCGGGCGTTCCCGGTGGAGCAGCTGCGGCTCTTCGCCTCGGCCCGCTCGGCAGGCAAGCAGCTGCCGTGGCAGGGCGGTCAGGTCACCGTGGAGGACGCGGCCACCGCCGACTACAGCGGCCTGGACATCGTGATCTTCTCGGCCGGCGGCGCGACCTCCAGGGAGCTGGCGCCCAAGGTGGCGGCGGCCGGCGCCGTGGTGATCGACAACTCCTCGGCCTGGCGGCGCGACCCCGAGGTCCCGCTGGTGGTGGCCGAGGTCAACCCGGAGGCGATCGCCGACCTGCCCAAGGGCATCATCGCCAACCCGAACTGCACCACGATGGCGGCCATGCCGGTGCTGCGCCCGCTGCACGAGGAGGCCGGGCTCAGCGCGCTGGTCGTCGCCACCTACCAGGCGGTCTCCGGCAGCGGCCTGGCCGGTGTGGCCGAGCTGCAGGAGCAGGCCGCCAAGGTCGCCCCCGACGCGGCGGCGCTGACCCACGACGGCTCGGCGGTGGAGTACCCCGAGCCCGGCGTCTACGTCCGCCCGATCGCCTTCAATGTGCTGCCGCTGGCCGGCTCGATCGTCGACGACGGCTCCAACGAGACCGACGAGGAGCAGAAGCTGCGCCACGAGAGCCGCAAGATCCTGGGGATCCCGGACCTCAAGGTGGCCGGCACCTGCGTCCGGGTCCCGGTCTTCACCGGCCACTCGCTGCAGGTCAACGCCCGCTTCGAGCGTCCGATCAGCCCCGAGCGGGCCCGCGAGCTGCTGGCCGCAGCGCCGGGCGTCGAGCTCTGCGAGATCCCCACCCCGCTGCAGGCGGCCGGCCAGGACCCGACCTTCGTCGGGCGGCTGCGGGCGGACGAGACCGTGGAGCACGGCCTGTCGTTCTTCCTCTCCAATGACAACCTGCGCAAGGGCGCCGCGCTGAACGCCGTCCAGATCGCCGAGCTGGTCGCCGCGCGGCTCGGCTGA